The proteins below come from a single Pedobacter aquae genomic window:
- a CDS encoding SprT-like domain-containing protein, with protein sequence MKQDKISILKQYLPEQSAPIIAAWIDDYACEFKISKTRNTKLGDYRPPFRGSHHRISVNYNLNPYAFLITTVHEFAHLVAWNAHQNRIKPHGTEWKNTFKKMMLPFFELDIFPLDVKKAVVSYLQNPAASSCADKDLYKTLKRYDAPKEDVLHVEDVLENQHFTLPNGREFKKLNKIRTRFRCLEVKTGRMYLFNPLAEVKLVS encoded by the coding sequence GTGAAACAAGATAAGATAAGCATTTTAAAACAGTACCTACCAGAACAATCGGCACCCATTATAGCTGCTTGGATTGATGATTATGCTTGTGAGTTTAAAATATCTAAAACAAGAAATACAAAATTAGGAGATTATAGACCGCCTTTTAGAGGTAGCCATCATCGTATTTCGGTAAACTATAATCTAAACCCTTATGCTTTCTTAATTACTACGGTTCATGAGTTTGCACATTTGGTTGCTTGGAATGCCCATCAAAACAGAATAAAACCTCATGGCACCGAGTGGAAGAATACTTTTAAAAAGATGATGCTTCCTTTTTTTGAGTTAGATATTTTTCCTTTGGATGTTAAAAAAGCTGTTGTTTCTTATTTGCAAAATCCGGCAGCTTCTAGTTGTGCCGATAAAGATTTGTATAAGACCCTAAAACGCTACGATGCACCTAAAGAGGATGTTTTACATGTTGAAGATGTTTTAGAAAATCAACATTTCACACTCCCAAACGGAAGAGAGTTTAAAAAACTCAATAAAATAAGAACCAGATTTAGATGCTTGGAAGTTAAAACCGGTAGGATGTATCTTTTTAATCCCTTGGCAGAAGTTAAATTAGTTAGCTAA
- a CDS encoding FeoA family protein, whose product MKLSQLAIGQQGIIKEFTDLEMSVKLMEMGCLPGEAVKVERIAPLGDPIAVTVSGYQLSLRKREASTIELI is encoded by the coding sequence ATGAAGCTTTCGCAATTAGCAATAGGACAACAAGGTATTATTAAAGAGTTTACAGATTTAGAAATGTCTGTAAAATTGATGGAGATGGGATGTTTACCAGGAGAAGCGGTTAAGGTAGAAAGAATTGCTCCTTTAGGAGATCCTATCGCTGTAACCGTATCCGGCTATCAATTGTCTTTAAGAAAGCGTGAAGCCTCAACCATTGAACTAATCTAA
- the gcvH gene encoding glycine cleavage system protein GcvH, with protein MNFPAELKYTKDHEWVKIEGDIATVGITDFAQRELGDIVYIDINTIGSDVTEGDVFGTVEAVKTVSDLFMPLSGKVLEVNAQLDANPELVNQDPYGDGWMVKISLSETDSAGLLSSDAYQALVGA; from the coding sequence ATGAATTTTCCAGCCGAATTAAAATACACCAAAGACCACGAGTGGGTAAAAATAGAAGGTGACATAGCAACTGTAGGTATTACAGATTTTGCTCAAAGAGAATTAGGAGACATCGTTTATATCGATATCAATACCATTGGTAGCGATGTTACTGAAGGGGATGTTTTTGGCACTGTAGAAGCCGTTAAAACTGTTTCTGATTTATTTATGCCTTTAAGTGGCAAAGTACTTGAGGTAAACGCTCAGTTAGATGCTAATCCAGAGTTGGTAAATCAAGACCCTTACGGGGATGGCTGGATGGTTAAAATCAGTTTATCAGAAACAGATTCTGCTGGTTTATTATCTTCAGATGCTTACCAAGCTTTAGTAGGAGCCTAG
- the feoB gene encoding ferrous iron transport protein B gives MKSTLRVALVGNPNTGKSTIFNALTGLNQKVGNFPGVTVDKKSGLCKLPDGKQVEIIDLPGTYSLYPKSADETIVFEVLSNPDNSSHPDLVVIVADATNLKRNLLLYTQIADLKLPVIIALNMMDQAEKGNIEIDIHALAARLNVPVVALAARKSLGLDELKSAISYSTNIPLQHATIDVENIAPELIKAVGDKLNIDNPYVALQIVHQHEHLKYINKEDSLWIEEQGKIHDFHPQKAQAAETIARYNFINEVLLDTVVYKSVALEENISNKIDHYLTHKVWGFVIFFLILFAIFQSIFAWSEYPMMLIETVFVWLAELGHTYLPAGVFTDLLIDGVLAGLSGVMVFIPQIALLFAFISVLEDTGYMARVTFMMDKLMRKVGLSGKSVVPLIGGLACAVPSIMSARTIENWKDRIITIMVTPLVSCSARLPIYTLLISLVVPSKLVLGFINLQGLVLMLMYLLSIVMAILVAWVMKIIIRSNLKSYFIMELPVYRMPRWNNVALTMFGSIKTFVTEAGKVIVAVSIVLWVLASYGPGDRIDKIDQKYSSSEISSQYTEEEINILKSSEKLENSYAGIVGKFIEPSIEPLGFDWKIGISLITSFAAREVFVGTMATLYSVDGDDSEMEPVRNKMAQARNAKTGALVFTTATAFSLMVFYAFAMQCMSTMAVVYRETKQWRWPIIQFFYMLVLAYGASFIVYNLLK, from the coding sequence TTGAAAAGTACACTCAGAGTAGCGCTTGTTGGTAATCCCAATACAGGTAAATCAACTATTTTTAATGCCTTAACGGGTTTAAACCAAAAAGTTGGAAACTTCCCTGGTGTTACAGTTGATAAAAAATCTGGTTTATGCAAATTACCAGATGGCAAACAGGTAGAAATTATTGATTTACCAGGTACCTACAGCTTATATCCTAAAAGTGCCGATGAAACCATCGTTTTTGAAGTACTCTCTAATCCAGATAATTCCTCACATCCAGACTTAGTAGTTATTGTTGCCGATGCAACTAACCTCAAAAGAAATTTACTTTTATACACTCAAATTGCCGATTTAAAATTGCCTGTTATCATCGCTTTAAACATGATGGATCAGGCAGAAAAAGGTAATATTGAAATTGATATTCATGCTTTAGCAGCTAGATTAAATGTACCTGTTGTGGCTCTAGCGGCAAGAAAATCTTTGGGTTTAGATGAGCTAAAGAGTGCTATTTCTTACAGTACAAATATCCCATTACAACACGCTACCATTGATGTTGAAAACATCGCTCCAGAGCTTATCAAAGCAGTTGGCGATAAATTAAATATTGATAATCCTTACGTGGCACTTCAAATTGTTCATCAGCATGAACATTTAAAGTATATCAATAAGGAAGATAGTTTATGGATAGAAGAGCAAGGGAAAATTCATGATTTCCATCCGCAAAAAGCGCAAGCTGCCGAAACTATTGCTCGTTATAATTTTATAAATGAGGTTTTGTTAGATACCGTTGTTTATAAATCTGTAGCCTTAGAAGAAAACATCAGCAATAAAATAGATCATTACCTTACGCACAAGGTTTGGGGTTTTGTGATATTCTTCCTAATCCTATTTGCCATTTTCCAATCTATTTTCGCATGGTCAGAGTATCCTATGATGCTGATAGAAACCGTATTTGTTTGGCTGGCAGAATTAGGACATACCTATTTACCAGCAGGTGTATTTACTGATTTATTAATAGATGGCGTACTTGCAGGGCTAAGTGGTGTAATGGTTTTCATCCCTCAAATTGCTTTACTATTTGCTTTTATTTCTGTTTTAGAAGATACCGGTTATATGGCCCGAGTTACTTTTATGATGGATAAATTAATGCGTAAAGTAGGGCTAAGTGGTAAGTCTGTGGTACCATTAATAGGAGGTTTGGCTTGTGCTGTACCATCTATCATGAGTGCCAGAACTATAGAAAACTGGAAAGACAGAATCATCACCATTATGGTTACACCTTTGGTAAGTTGTTCTGCCCGTTTGCCTATTTATACGCTACTGATATCATTAGTAGTGCCATCAAAACTGGTACTTGGCTTTATCAATTTACAAGGCTTAGTATTGATGTTGATGTACTTGCTAAGTATTGTGATGGCCATTTTAGTTGCTTGGGTGATGAAAATTATCATCAGGAGCAATCTAAAAAGTTATTTTATTATGGAGCTTCCGGTTTACCGTATGCCAAGGTGGAATAATGTTGCACTCACCATGTTTGGAAGTATTAAAACCTTTGTAACAGAAGCCGGTAAAGTTATTGTTGCAGTTTCTATTGTGTTATGGGTTTTGGCAAGTTATGGTCCTGGAGATAGGATAGACAAAATAGATCAGAAATATAGTTCTTCAGAAATAAGCTCACAGTATACAGAGGAAGAAATAAACATCTTAAAGAGCTCAGAAAAACTAGAGAATTCTTATGCAGGTATTGTTGGTAAATTTATTGAGCCTAGTATAGAGCCTTTAGGCTTCGATTGGAAAATCGGAATTTCTTTAATTACCTCTTTTGCAGCTCGTGAAGTATTTGTTGGGACAATGGCTACGCTATATTCTGTAGATGGAGACGATTCTGAAATGGAGCCTGTAAGAAATAAAATGGCTCAAGCCCGAAATGCTAAAACCGGAGCTTTAGTTTTTACTACCGCCACAGCATTCTCTTTAATGGTTTTTTATGCTTTTGCGATGCAATGTATGAGTACCATGGCAGTTGTTTATCGTGAAACAAAACAATGGAGATGGCCAATTATACAGTTTTTTTACATGTTAGTTTTGGCTTACGGAGCTAGTTTTATTGTCTACAATCTCTTGAAATAA
- a CDS encoding T9SS type A sorting domain-containing protein, with the protein MKRLIFALVITLNFLANAKAQQIDRFVFSSGNGSATNAYGESVQFTIGQAFFTESLSNNKSEIITQGFEQPIAFDNLLIASAAFKDLSLLKLDVYPNPAVDYTELELNLIDHDGAKVMLIDTWGQVVKTEDFQVPAGNQKLHFNLGTLADGVYTISVKANKRSYAKKLIVSNTRSRSVGNF; encoded by the coding sequence ATGAAAAGATTAATATTCGCTTTAGTAATTACTTTAAACTTTTTAGCAAATGCTAAAGCTCAACAGATAGATAGATTTGTTTTTTCTTCAGGAAATGGTTCTGCAACTAATGCATACGGAGAGTCAGTTCAATTCACTATTGGCCAAGCTTTCTTTACTGAATCTCTTTCTAATAATAAATCAGAAATTATAACTCAAGGTTTTGAGCAGCCCATAGCATTTGATAATTTACTTATAGCATCTGCGGCGTTTAAAGACTTAAGCTTGTTAAAGCTTGATGTTTATCCTAATCCAGCTGTAGATTATACAGAATTAGAGTTAAACTTGATTGACCATGATGGCGCTAAAGTAATGTTGATTGATACTTGGGGTCAGGTTGTTAAAACAGAAGATTTTCAGGTTCCAGCGGGTAATCAAAAATTACATTTCAACTTGGGAACTTTAGCAGACGGAGTTTATACCATCAGCGTAAAAGCAAATAAAAGAAGCTATGCTAAGAAATTAATTGTTAGTAATACAAGATCAAGAAGCGTAGGTAATTTCTAA
- a CDS encoding VanZ family protein — protein sequence MSQDNQLPLFEGFDKMVHLGFFFILTVLLLFGKINQQNSYHYRPLTIVKIIIITAALGGGVELLQWKVFTYRSAEWWDFISDMLGVGAGIFSYLLLHRKSRIIEKA from the coding sequence ATGTCGCAAGACAATCAATTACCTTTATTTGAAGGTTTTGATAAAATGGTGCATTTAGGTTTCTTTTTTATATTAACTGTTTTGCTGTTGTTTGGAAAAATAAATCAGCAAAACAGTTATCACTACCGCCCACTTACCATTGTTAAAATTATCATCATCACAGCTGCTTTAGGCGGAGGTGTAGAATTACTACAATGGAAAGTATTTACCTACCGTTCTGCCGAGTGGTGGGATTTTATTTCAGATATGCTAGGCGTTGGAGCCGGTATATTTAGTTATTTATTGTTACATCGTAAATCCAGAATCATTGAAAAAGCTTAG
- a CDS encoding DUF1456 family protein: protein MISNNEILKKLRVALKLRNDEIIEILKLVNFRVTPSELGAFFRREDHPNYKPCGDQILRNFLNGLVIHLRGPQEQQSDTAEEDA, encoded by the coding sequence ATGATTAGTAATAACGAAATATTAAAAAAGCTCCGCGTAGCTCTAAAACTCAGAAACGATGAGATTATTGAAATTCTAAAATTGGTTAATTTTAGAGTTACCCCTAGCGAGTTAGGTGCTTTTTTCAGACGAGAAGATCATCCTAATTATAAGCCTTGTGGCGATCAAATCTTAAGAAATTTCTTGAACGGTTTGGTTATACATTTACGCGGGCCACAAGAGCAACAAAGCGATACAGCAGAAGAAGACGCTTAA
- a CDS encoding LutB/LldF family L-lactate oxidation iron-sulfur protein, which translates to MIKFADNFNEVSKEKAFDKQHRNIINYNIGKYDVAVTRGLSRLINLEHAKKKGHVIKWKVMENLDKLLPEFESNFQKKGGKVIWANNAEEANQEILQIIKRSGAKSVIKSKSMVTEEIHLNEFLESHEIESLESDLGEYIVQLLGQKPYHIVTPAMHLSKENIAQLFHEKFGTPVDATPQQLTLKARELLRDKYLSADIGITGGNFLIADTGSIALTENEGNARLTTTFPKIHIAIVGIEKLIPSITDLDLFWPMLSTHGTGQNLTVYNTILSGPRKADETDGPEEMYVILLDNGRTDLLAQKDQRQGLYCIRCGACLNGCPIYKNVGGHTYETTYSGPIGSIITPHLRGMQDFKHLSYASSLCGKCSEVCPVKIDIHSMLLLNRRDAVNQKLATSSEKLGWYFWKNSMLKRSKMDLVGGKLKNFVMNTFFGKMWGKNRTLPKVEQQSFSKQWKDRNK; encoded by the coding sequence ATGATAAAGTTTGCCGATAATTTTAATGAAGTTTCAAAAGAAAAAGCTTTTGATAAACAACATAGAAATATTATTAATTATAATATCGGCAAGTATGATGTAGCAGTTACCAGAGGACTTTCCAGGCTCATCAATTTAGAGCATGCAAAAAAGAAAGGGCATGTGATTAAGTGGAAGGTCATGGAAAATCTAGATAAACTTTTGCCAGAATTTGAATCTAATTTTCAAAAAAAAGGTGGAAAGGTTATTTGGGCTAATAATGCAGAAGAAGCCAATCAAGAGATTCTTCAAATTATTAAAAGAAGCGGAGCTAAATCGGTAATCAAATCTAAATCAATGGTAACAGAAGAAATTCATTTAAACGAGTTTCTTGAAAGCCACGAGATAGAATCTTTAGAGTCTGATTTAGGAGAATATATTGTTCAGTTGCTTGGGCAAAAGCCTTATCATATTGTAACACCCGCTATGCACCTAAGTAAGGAAAATATTGCTCAGCTGTTTCATGAAAAGTTTGGCACTCCGGTAGATGCAACCCCGCAACAATTGACCTTAAAAGCTAGAGAATTACTAAGAGATAAATATTTAAGTGCAGATATAGGTATTACAGGCGGCAATTTTCTTATTGCGGATACAGGTAGTATAGCGCTTACAGAAAACGAAGGTAATGCTCGTTTAACCACAACTTTCCCTAAAATCCATATCGCTATTGTAGGTATTGAGAAATTAATACCATCTATAACAGACTTAGACCTTTTTTGGCCAATGCTTTCTACGCATGGTACTGGACAAAACTTAACTGTTTACAATACCATTTTAAGTGGCCCACGTAAAGCGGATGAAACTGATGGCCCTGAAGAAATGTATGTTATTTTATTGGATAACGGTCGTACCGATTTACTGGCCCAAAAAGACCAAAGGCAAGGCTTATATTGTATAAGATGTGGCGCTTGTTTAAATGGTTGCCCAATTTATAAAAATGTGGGAGGACATACCTATGAAACTACCTACAGTGGACCTATTGGCTCCATCATTACGCCACATTTAAGAGGGATGCAAGATTTTAAGCATTTAAGCTATGCTTCTAGTTTATGCGGAAAATGTTCTGAAGTTTGTCCTGTTAAAATAGATATCCACAGCATGCTTCTATTAAATAGAAGAGATGCCGTAAACCAGAAATTAGCTACTTCATCAGAAAAATTAGGCTGGTATTTTTGGAAAAATTCTATGCTCAAAAGAAGTAAAATGGATTTAGTGGGTGGCAAATTGAAAAACTTTGTGATGAATACCTTCTTTGGAAAAATGTGGGGAAAAAACAGAACACTCCCCAAAGTTGAGCAACAATCTTTCAGCAAACAGTGGAAAGATAGAAACAAATAA
- a CDS encoding fasciclin domain-containing protein, whose product MKINRFINSKLVFGLVALTVATVFSSCNKEEDAKPTVAQVAVSMSGFSQLEAAAIRGDVAIALSNKNPDDPSGNYTVFAPTNDAFARLGLVNPQDLNVLQKPFLNQVLLYHVSSGALNQTQVMSAGNIPSLIAGVTKKVIVRNNEYYINGSKILATDVQADNGIVHVIDKVLLATGGDIVQSALTLRNAQGFTTPELSFLVEAVLYAELAGALTKGTNTPSFTVFAPTDQAFKDLGVILGVPLNVPADIRKLPKDVVTNVLLNHVVADGGKFTSELFQGTLNPQLDNSRITLGAFNNGVLPVSGRGNAQAANMVIPDIQTTNGVVHIIDRVLLP is encoded by the coding sequence ATGAAAATAAATAGATTTATAAATTCAAAGTTAGTTTTTGGGCTAGTAGCTTTAACAGTAGCAACTGTTTTTTCATCTTGTAATAAAGAAGAAGATGCTAAACCTACAGTAGCGCAAGTAGCTGTATCTATGTCTGGTTTTAGCCAATTAGAAGCTGCTGCCATAAGAGGCGATGTTGCAATTGCTTTATCAAATAAAAACCCAGACGATCCATCAGGAAATTATACCGTTTTTGCACCAACTAATGATGCTTTTGCTAGATTAGGTTTAGTAAATCCACAAGATTTAAATGTATTACAAAAGCCTTTTTTAAATCAAGTTCTTTTATACCATGTAAGTAGTGGTGCTTTAAATCAAACACAGGTGATGTCTGCTGGTAATATTCCATCATTAATTGCCGGAGTAACAAAAAAAGTTATCGTTAGAAATAATGAATACTATATCAACGGATCAAAAATTTTAGCTACAGATGTACAAGCAGATAATGGTATTGTACATGTGATTGATAAAGTTTTATTAGCAACAGGCGGAGATATTGTACAATCTGCATTAACTTTAAGAAATGCTCAAGGTTTTACTACTCCAGAGTTAAGTTTTCTTGTAGAGGCGGTTTTATATGCAGAGCTAGCGGGGGCCTTAACTAAAGGTACTAATACACCAAGTTTCACTGTTTTTGCACCAACAGATCAAGCTTTTAAAGATTTAGGTGTAATTCTAGGCGTTCCACTTAATGTACCTGCGGATATTAGAAAACTTCCAAAAGATGTAGTAACCAATGTATTGCTAAATCATGTTGTTGCTGATGGTGGTAAATTTACATCAGAATTATTTCAAGGTACATTAAATCCACAATTGGATAATTCACGTATTACATTAGGTGCATTTAATAATGGTGTTTTACCAGTTTCTGGAAGAGGAAATGCACAAGCTGCTAACATGGTAATTCCTGATATACAAACAACAAACGGAGTCGTACATATTATAGATAGAGTGCTTCTTCCATAA